The proteins below come from a single Nostoc sp. KVJ3 genomic window:
- the vapC gene encoding type II toxin-antitoxin system tRNA(fMet)-specific endonuclease VapC: protein MKFLIDTNTCIIYMRGKNSTLKQKLESTATKDIAVCSIVKAELFYGAMKSANPQGNLTLQQQFLAQFTSLPFDDLAATTFGTIRSQLEALGTPIGAYDLQIAAITLTNNLTLITHSTREFQRINNLLIEDWEI from the coding sequence GTGAAATTCCTGATCGATACTAACACCTGTATTATTTATATGCGGGGTAAAAATTCCACTTTAAAGCAGAAACTAGAATCCACTGCTACTAAAGATATTGCCGTTTGCTCAATCGTCAAAGCTGAACTATTTTATGGTGCAATGAAAAGTGCCAACCCACAAGGTAATCTTACTTTACAACAACAATTTTTAGCCCAATTTACATCACTACCCTTTGATGACTTAGCAGCAACGACGTTTGGAACAATTCGCTCTCAACTAGAAGCATTAGGTACTCCCATTGGCGCGTATGACTTACAAATTGCCGCCATCACCCTGACAAATAACTTAACCCTCATCACCCATAGCACTAGAGAATTCCAACGCATTAATAACTTGTTGATTGAGGATTGGGAGATATAG
- a CDS encoding DUF3493 domain-containing protein yields the protein MVDQNPKNRLNPEQYASLKAEIAAPYRGLRQFFYIAFAASGSLGAFVFFFQVLAGRNVESAMPSLALQLGIVALMVFLWRWEQHRQQRPQSGKNPNS from the coding sequence ATGGTGGATCAAAATCCTAAAAATCGCCTTAATCCCGAACAATATGCCAGCCTCAAAGCAGAAATAGCCGCTCCTTATCGCGGGTTACGACAATTTTTCTACATCGCTTTCGCTGCTTCTGGCTCACTCGGTGCATTCGTCTTTTTCTTCCAAGTCCTTGCCGGACGGAATGTTGAGAGTGCAATGCCAAGTTTAGCTCTCCAATTAGGAATCGTTGCCCTAATGGTCTTTCTCTGGCGCTGGGAACAGCATCGACAACAACGCCCCCAATCGGGTAAAAATCCTAATTCCTGA
- a CDS encoding DUF2281 domain-containing protein, with translation MSTETALWKIIESLPSSLKIELLHYAEYLITKSSTLPQVEDVTVLETNIEERKNWQSFSLNNLNQCYAEDEPEYAIESIKEYNPNYERR, from the coding sequence ATGAGTACCGAAACAGCCCTATGGAAAATCATCGAAAGTTTGCCCAGTTCCCTGAAAATTGAACTTTTACATTATGCCGAATATTTAATCACTAAATCTTCAACACTTCCACAAGTCGAAGATGTAACCGTTTTAGAAACGAATATAGAAGAAAGAAAAAATTGGCAATCTTTCTCTTTAAATAACTTAAATCAATGTTATGCAGAAGATGAACCAGAATATGCTATAGAATCAATTAAAGAATATAACCCTAATTATGAAAGAAGGTAA
- a CDS encoding serine/threonine protein kinase translates to MIGEILGDVRGQDARDLRYQVQQLLGKKAGRRTLIARNLKTQELVVIKLLSFGSDFEWDDLKLFEREAETLKSLSHPLIPRYLDYFEVNSPTIKGFALVQTYIPAQTLEQYFQTGRTFTEAEVKQIAKALLEILIYLHGLYPPVIHRDIKPSNILLGERSGNSVGQVYLVDFGSVQTVLATEGGTRTVVGSYGYMPQEQFGGRTVPASDLYSLGATLIYLVTGTHPADLPQKDFRIQFEQVAHLSQGLTRWLKSMTEPSLEKRFGSAHVALAALDKPQIESAPTLDVRQPSGSKIQLSKNQDALDIILPPRFPSSLFFLGMFATIWNSFILVWTIGALSTPFPVNIPFAMFSLPFWGVGLSMVYTVLFNLYGHIRLHINQQQISLTHELLGFKFQRPYLLSRENIIKLVYVPTHHTRDFEGNRVQIPAGLDIWVGVQKYKISATGISHTNVKGVTYCFISEAELEWLAYELSDWLDMPIQRE, encoded by the coding sequence ATGATTGGTGAAATATTAGGCGATGTCCGAGGACAAGATGCTAGGGATTTACGCTACCAAGTTCAGCAGCTATTAGGAAAAAAAGCCGGGCGGCGGACACTTATAGCTCGTAACTTAAAAACTCAGGAATTAGTCGTCATTAAGTTACTCTCTTTTGGTAGTGATTTTGAATGGGACGATCTCAAGCTGTTTGAGCGAGAAGCTGAAACACTAAAATCTTTGTCACATCCCTTAATACCTCGCTATTTAGACTATTTTGAGGTAAATTCACCCACCATTAAAGGATTTGCCCTAGTACAAACTTATATCCCAGCACAAACTTTAGAGCAATACTTCCAAACTGGGCGGACTTTTACCGAAGCAGAAGTCAAACAAATAGCCAAAGCACTTTTAGAAATTCTCATTTATTTACATGGGCTATATCCGCCTGTTATTCACCGTGATATTAAGCCTAGCAATATTTTATTGGGAGAACGTTCTGGTAATAGCGTTGGTCAAGTTTATTTAGTAGATTTTGGCTCAGTGCAAACTGTCCTCGCCACAGAAGGGGGGACTAGGACTGTGGTAGGAAGTTATGGCTATATGCCACAGGAGCAATTTGGCGGCCGCACAGTTCCAGCTTCCGATCTTTATAGCTTAGGGGCAACATTAATTTACTTGGTGACGGGTACTCACCCAGCCGATTTACCCCAAAAAGATTTTCGTATTCAGTTTGAGCAGGTAGCTCATCTAAGTCAGGGATTGACTCGCTGGTTGAAGTCAATGACTGAACCTAGTTTAGAAAAACGTTTTGGTTCTGCCCATGTCGCATTGGCAGCTTTGGATAAACCGCAAATTGAAAGCGCTCCAACTCTAGATGTTAGGCAACCATCTGGGAGCAAAATTCAACTGAGCAAGAATCAGGATGCTCTAGACATTATTCTTCCGCCTCGTTTCCCTTCATCGCTATTTTTTCTCGGTATGTTTGCCACCATTTGGAATTCATTTATTCTTGTGTGGACAATTGGCGCGCTCTCAACCCCTTTCCCTGTGAATATTCCCTTTGCCATGTTCTCACTTCCCTTTTGGGGTGTGGGTTTGTCGATGGTTTATACCGTTTTGTTTAATCTTTACGGGCATATTCGACTGCATATAAATCAGCAGCAAATTTCCTTAACCCATGAATTATTAGGATTTAAATTTCAGCGTCCCTATCTATTGTCTAGAGAAAATATCATCAAGCTGGTTTATGTGCCAACACACCATACTAGAGACTTTGAAGGCAATCGAGTTCAGATACCAGCAGGATTAGATATTTGGGTAGGAGTACAAAAATATAAGATTAGTGCTACTGGTATTAGTCATACTAATGTTAAGGGTGTTACCTATTGCTTCATTTCGGAAGCAGAATTGGAATGGCTAGCTTATGAATTAAGCGATTGGTTGGATATGCCAATTCAGCGAGAATAA
- a CDS encoding Rid family detoxifying hydrolase has translation MDAKELLEKYAAGQRNFQRAVLKNVDLRNTDLIQIDLSNADLTGANFKGADLSKANLTEAIINGTDFSKACLTAANLSKVNGTFILIGSRPQRVLQPAANFSGANLSNVNLSGANLINANLSHANLDKANLSHANLNSASLSHASLDKANLSHANLNSAKLREVSLTGANLSNSTLSSVDFSGASLVAADLSRANLEGVNFQNANLQGAKLQAVNLQKFNLSGLNLTGTDLAGANLGQANLKQSCLQRANLERAVLQGADLRKANLKETNLTRADLTDTTTYGWLIEDADFSRAIMPDGEVYKPIAAEAENGKQETSLEKVISMTRKVINTDNAPAPVGPYNQAIAASGQFLFVAGQIAIDPRLGDVVYTDDVKKQTEQVLANLEAILTAAGATFQDVVKTTVFLADMNDFAAVNAIYAKYFPEDTAPARACVQVSRLPKDVLVEIDAIAVISA, from the coding sequence ATGGATGCTAAGGAACTGTTGGAGAAATATGCCGCAGGACAACGGAATTTTCAGAGAGCAGTACTGAAAAATGTAGACCTCAGAAATACAGACCTCATTCAAATAGACTTATCGAATGCCGACCTAACTGGTGCAAATTTTAAAGGTGCGGATTTAAGTAAGGCAAACCTGACAGAGGCAATAATTAACGGAACCGATTTTAGTAAGGCATGTCTGACAGCCGCAAATCTCAGTAAAGTGAATGGTACATTTATTTTGATTGGTAGCCGCCCTCAACGTGTGCTACAGCCGGCAGCAAACTTTAGTGGTGCAAACTTAAGCAATGTTAACTTAAGTGGAGCAAATCTAATTAATGCAAACTTGAGTCACGCCAACTTAGACAAGGCAAACTTGAGTCATGCAAATTTGAATAGTGCAAGCTTGAGTCACGCCAGCTTAGACAAGGCAAATTTGAGTCATGCAAATTTGAATAGTGCAAAACTGAGAGAAGTTTCCTTGACAGGAGCAAATTTGAGTAATTCAACACTCAGTAGTGTAGATTTTAGTGGAGCTTCCCTGGTAGCAGCAGATTTGAGTCGAGCTAACTTAGAGGGCGTAAACTTTCAAAATGCAAATCTACAGGGTGCTAAACTGCAAGCAGTAAATTTACAGAAATTTAATCTATCAGGCTTAAATTTGACTGGAACTGATCTGGCTGGAGCCAATCTCGGACAGGCAAACCTCAAACAATCTTGTCTCCAAAGAGCAAATTTGGAGAGAGCAGTTCTCCAAGGAGCAGATTTGAGAAAGGCAAATTTGAAGGAAACAAATTTGACAAGAGCAGACTTGACTGATACCACTACTTATGGATGGCTAATTGAGGATGCTGACTTTAGTCGTGCGATAATGCCAGATGGAGAAGTCTATAAACCGATCGCAGCTGAAGCAGAAAACGGTAAACAGGAAACATCGTTAGAAAAAGTAATATCTATGACCCGTAAAGTAATTAATACTGATAACGCCCCCGCACCCGTGGGCCCTTATAATCAAGCGATCGCAGCTTCCGGTCAATTTCTATTCGTAGCTGGACAAATTGCCATCGATCCCCGCCTTGGTGATGTCGTCTACACTGATGATGTCAAAAAGCAAACCGAGCAAGTATTAGCTAATCTTGAAGCCATCCTCACCGCAGCCGGGGCAACTTTTCAAGATGTGGTAAAGACCACTGTATTTTTAGCTGATATGAATGATTTTGCGGCTGTAAATGCCATTTATGCGAAATATTTCCCGGAAGACACAGCCCCAGCACGGGCTTGTGTCCAGGTATCGCGCTTACCTAAAGACGTATTAGTAGAAATTGATGCGATCGCTGTGATTAGTGCTTAG
- a CDS encoding CHAT domain-containing tetratricopeptide repeat protein: MNEQRQQAYFNLIQNLLNCRSDDEVQEILAANQDLIDAGLVQKMLEMASNLLRQGELDQANRLMNIAGQQLGVSSKLSSTATEQEYLDFLGQVLKVTAESGGDAQVVYPLLAKNTDKLDEVLVEILRHWGTSALGEVQADEAKYLAADIVAFSNLIQQFPLGSKASNMEIAITGYEVVLTVYTREVLPQQWAATQNNLAAAYSNRIKGDSADNIESAIAAYTAALTVYTREALPQSWAATQYNLANAYRNRIKGDKADNIENAIAAYTAALTVRTREALPIDWAMTQNNLANAYRNRIKGDKADNIENAIAALTAALTVRTKEALPQSWAATQYNLAAAYSDRIKGDKADNIDQAIAAYTAALTVYTKEALPQYWAMTQNNLANAYRERIKGDRADNIEQAIASSTAALTVYTREALPQQWAMTQNNLANAYRERIKGDRADNIEQAIASSTAALTVYTREALPHDWAITQNNLAAAYSNRIKGDRADNIEQAIASSTATLTVYTREALPFEWAIMQNNLAITYSNRIKGDRADNIDQAIAAYTAALTVRTREALPFEWAMTQNNLAAAYRERIKGDKADNIDQAIAASTAALTVHTREALPFDWAITQHNLGLAYSDRIKGDKADNIENAIAAYTVALTVRTREALPVDWAMTQNNLAAAYSNRIKGDRADNIDQAIAAYTAVLTVYTREALPQQWAGTQNNLAIAYRERIKGDGADNIENAIAASTAALTVYTREALPQQWAMTQNNLANAYRERIKGDRADNIENAIAAYTAVLTVITPEALPENHAQTLFNLGITYQDAAQFGLAYKTFESAIATIESLREEIVSGEESKRKQAEQFNKVYSSMVEVCLELNKITEAIEYVERSKTRSLVEQILERDSKTIFPPEVFTQLEKYRDEIAVGQYQIQNGKAENPQLLAQHLQQLRNQRNELQNQYLPVGYGFKFDSFQGSLDEHTAIIEWYILNDKILAFIVTKQGKLSVWQSQPEDRQALGNWRNEYLQNYYGQKDKWLNNLGKALKELASILHIDEIITQIPKHCDKLILIPHQFLHLFPLHAIPINQNSENSSCLLDLFAGGVSYAPSCQLLQQVQQRKRPDFQSLFAIQNPTEDLNYTDLEVQVIQSYFNTSNVLKKTAATLTAINNTDLNTYHCAHFSCHGYFNLTNPGKSALILANAPIADTPTKLDSERYLNLRAGETHDLEKCLTLDKIFSLKLEKCRLVTLSACETGLIDTRNTSDEYIGLPSGFLLAGSQAVVSSLWTVSDLSTAFLMMKFYENLQTINSVSIALNQAQHWLRNLITEEFEALLVKYHPQIEEIFAQLPEEKRPVARAILTRTCKRKPYPFAAPFYWAGFTATGL, translated from the coding sequence ATGAACGAACAGCGTCAGCAAGCCTATTTCAACCTTATTCAAAACCTGTTGAATTGCCGTAGTGACGATGAAGTACAAGAAATTTTGGCTGCAAACCAAGATTTAATTGATGCTGGCTTAGTACAAAAGATGCTGGAAATGGCAAGTAATCTACTAAGGCAGGGCGAATTAGACCAAGCTAATCGTTTAATGAATATAGCAGGACAGCAACTTGGGGTTTCTAGTAAATTATCATCGACTGCCACAGAACAAGAATACTTAGATTTCTTAGGGCAAGTGCTGAAAGTAACAGCAGAAAGTGGAGGTGACGCGCAGGTAGTTTACCCCTTGCTGGCAAAGAATACAGACAAACTCGACGAGGTGTTAGTAGAAATATTGCGCCATTGGGGGACAAGTGCACTGGGGGAAGTCCAAGCAGATGAGGCGAAATACCTAGCAGCAGATATTGTCGCATTTAGCAATCTAATTCAGCAATTCCCCTTGGGTAGCAAAGCCAGCAATATGGAAATTGCCATTACTGGCTATGAAGTCGTGTTGACAGTCTATACCAGAGAAGTTTTGCCTCAACAATGGGCAGCAACGCAGAATAATCTCGCTGCTGCCTACAGCAATAGAATTAAAGGAGACAGCGCAGATAACATCGAAAGTGCGATCGCTGCTTATACTGCTGCTTTAACTGTCTACACCAGAGAAGCTTTGCCTCAATCTTGGGCAGCAACGCAATATAATCTCGCAAATGCCTACAGAAATAGAATTAAAGGAGACAAGGCAGATAACATCGAAAATGCGATCGCTGCATATACTGCTGCTTTAACTGTCAGAACTAGAGAAGCTTTGCCTATTGATTGGGCAATGACGCAAAATAATCTCGCAAATGCCTACAGAAATAGAATTAAAGGAGACAAGGCAGATAACATCGAAAATGCGATCGCGGCTTTAACTGCTGCTTTAACTGTCAGAACCAAAGAAGCTTTGCCTCAATCTTGGGCAGCAACGCAATATAATCTCGCTGCTGCCTACAGCGATAGAATCAAAGGAGACAAGGCAGATAACATCGATCAGGCGATCGCTGCTTATACTGCGGCTTTAACTGTCTACACCAAGGAAGCTTTGCCTCAATATTGGGCAATGACGCAAAATAATCTCGCAAATGCCTACAGAGAGAGAATTAAAGGAGACAGGGCAGATAACATCGAACAGGCGATCGCTTCTTCTACTGCTGCTTTAACTGTCTACACCAGAGAAGCTTTACCTCAACAATGGGCAATGACGCAAAATAATCTCGCAAATGCCTACAGAGAGAGAATTAAAGGAGACAGGGCAGATAACATCGAACAGGCGATCGCTTCTTCTACTGCTGCTTTAACTGTCTACACCAGAGAAGCTTTACCTCATGATTGGGCAATAACGCAAAATAATCTCGCTGCTGCCTACAGCAATAGAATTAAAGGAGACAGGGCAGATAACATCGAACAAGCGATCGCTTCTTCTACTGCTACTTTAACTGTCTACACCAGAGAAGCTTTGCCTTTTGAATGGGCAATAATGCAAAATAATCTCGCAATTACCTACAGTAATAGAATTAAAGGAGACAGGGCAGATAACATCGATCAGGCGATCGCTGCTTATACTGCTGCTTTAACTGTCAGAACCAGAGAAGCTTTGCCTTTTGAATGGGCAATGACGCAAAATAATCTCGCTGCTGCCTACAGGGAGAGAATTAAAGGAGACAAGGCAGATAACATCGATCAGGCGATCGCGGCTTCTACTGCTGCTTTAACTGTCCATACCAGAGAAGCTTTGCCTTTTGATTGGGCAATAACGCAACATAATCTCGGACTTGCCTACAGCGATAGAATCAAAGGAGACAAGGCAGATAACATCGAAAATGCGATCGCGGCTTATACTGTTGCTCTAACTGTCAGAACCAGAGAAGCTTTGCCTGTTGATTGGGCAATGACGCAAAATAATCTCGCTGCTGCCTACAGCAATAGAATTAAAGGAGACAGGGCAGATAACATCGATCAGGCGATCGCTGCTTATACTGCTGTTTTAACTGTCTACACCAGAGAAGCTTTACCTCAACAATGGGCAGGAACGCAAAATAATCTCGCAATTGCCTACAGGGAGAGAATTAAAGGAGACGGGGCAGATAACATCGAAAATGCGATCGCTGCTTCTACTGCTGCTTTAACTGTCTACACCAGAGAAGCTTTACCTCAACAATGGGCAATGACGCAAAATAATCTCGCAAATGCCTACAGAGAGAGAATAAAAGGAGACAGGGCAGATAACATTGAAAATGCGATCGCTGCTTATACTGCTGTTTTAACTGTCATAACTCCTGAAGCTTTGCCTGAAAACCATGCACAAACTTTATTCAACCTGGGAATTACTTATCAAGACGCAGCCCAGTTTGGCCTAGCATACAAAACTTTTGAGTCTGCCATTGCCACTATAGAATCTTTACGGGAAGAAATAGTATCTGGAGAAGAAAGCAAACGCAAACAAGCGGAACAGTTTAACAAAGTTTATAGCAGCATGGTAGAAGTTTGCTTGGAATTAAATAAGATTACCGAAGCAATTGAATATGTTGAACGTAGTAAAACCCGCAGTTTAGTTGAACAAATCCTCGAACGCGACTCTAAAACCATCTTCCCTCCAGAAGTATTCACTCAACTAGAAAAATACAGGGATGAAATAGCCGTAGGACAATATCAAATCCAAAATGGCAAAGCTGAAAATCCCCAACTCCTAGCACAACATCTACAACAGTTGCGAAACCAGCGTAATGAATTGCAAAACCAATACTTACCTGTTGGTTATGGTTTCAAATTTGACTCTTTCCAAGGTTCTTTGGATGAGCATACAGCCATTATCGAGTGGTATATTCTCAACGATAAAATTCTGGCGTTTATTGTCACAAAACAAGGAAAATTAAGTGTTTGGCAATCCCAACCGGAAGACCGACAAGCTTTAGGAAATTGGAGAAATGAATATTTGCAGAACTACTACGGTCAAAAAGACAAATGGCTAAATAACTTAGGGAAAGCACTTAAAGAATTAGCTTCGATTCTGCACATTGATGAAATAATAACCCAGATACCAAAGCACTGCGATAAACTCATCCTAATTCCCCATCAATTCCTGCATTTATTCCCCCTTCATGCAATTCCAATAAATCAAAATTCTGAAAATTCGTCTTGTCTTCTAGATTTATTTGCTGGTGGTGTAAGCTATGCACCCAGTTGTCAACTACTGCAACAGGTACAACAGCGCAAACGTCCTGATTTTCAATCCCTGTTTGCAATTCAAAATCCCACAGAAGACCTGAATTACACCGATTTGGAAGTACAAGTTATTCAAAGCTACTTTAATACTTCCAACGTTCTGAAAAAAACAGCAGCGACACTAACAGCTATTAATAATACTGACTTAAATACTTACCATTGCGCCCACTTTAGCTGTCACGGGTATTTTAACTTAACAAATCCCGGTAAATCAGCCTTAATTTTGGCAAATGCACCCATCGCAGACACTCCAACAAAACTCGACTCCGAACGTTACCTGAATTTACGAGCAGGGGAAACCCACGATTTAGAAAAATGCCTGACTTTAGATAAAATATTCAGTCTCAAATTAGAAAAATGTCGCCTCGTCACCCTTTCCGCTTGCGAAACTGGATTGATTGATACTAGAAATACCAGCGACGAATACATTGGTTTACCTAGCGGTTTTCTGTTAGCTGGTAGTCAAGCTGTAGTTAGTAGTTTGTGGACTGTCAGCGATTTATCTACAGCGTTTTTGATGATGAAATTTTATGAAAACCTGCAAACAATAAATAGTGTCTCCATAGCACTCAATCAAGCACAGCATTGGTTACGAAATTTAATAACAGAGGAATTTGAAGCACTGTTAGTTAAATATCATCCACAAATTGAAGAAATTTTTGCTCAACTCCCAGAAGAAAAGCGTCCAGTAGCAAGAGCAATATTAACAAGAACCTGCAAGCGCAAACCCTACCCTTTTGCAGCACCATTTTACTGGGCAGGATTTACAGCTACAGGGCTTTAA
- the cbiT gene encoding precorrin-6Y C5,15-methyltransferase subunit CbiT: protein MPSQLWPYITPGIPDELFEHLPGIPLSQREVRLLLIAQLRLTSDSVLWDIGAGTGTIPVEVGLLCPKGQIIAIERDEEVANLIKRNCDRFDVKNVEVIEGSAPECLHDLKLAPHRICIEGGRPIQEILQAAWHYLPPSGRVVATAANLESLYAISQSFSLLRARNIEVVQSAVNRLETRGFSQTFTAVDPIFILSGEKLD from the coding sequence ATGCCCTCCCAACTTTGGCCTTATATTACCCCTGGTATTCCTGATGAATTATTCGAGCATTTGCCAGGAATTCCCCTGAGTCAGCGAGAAGTCCGACTATTGTTAATTGCTCAACTACGCTTAACCTCAGATTCTGTTTTGTGGGATATTGGTGCAGGAACAGGTACAATTCCCGTAGAAGTGGGGTTATTATGTCCAAAGGGTCAGATTATCGCTATCGAAAGGGATGAAGAAGTAGCTAATCTGATCAAGCGTAACTGCGATCGCTTTGATGTGAAAAACGTCGAAGTAATTGAAGGTAGTGCCCCTGAGTGTTTACATGACCTTAAGCTTGCCCCTCACCGCATTTGTATTGAGGGAGGAAGACCCATTCAGGAAATATTGCAAGCAGCTTGGCATTATTTGCCACCATCCGGTCGGGTTGTAGCCACAGCTGCTAATCTAGAGAGTCTATATGCTATTTCTCAGAGCTTTTCTCTATTAAGGGCTAGAAATATCGAAGTAGTACAGTCTGCGGTTAACCGCTTGGAGACGCGCGGCTTTTCTCAAACCTTTACTGCTGTTGATCCCATTTTTATCCTTAGTGGTGAGAAACTGGATTAA
- a CDS encoding DUF1565 domain-containing protein: protein MKYRGFHVSLAKNFRLLSNTHLRYTLRVGAGLTAMLVVSGGSILLPSQVNAGATNSKGIAPTLTAQVPTTSAAIYVNPATGADSAGAGATSTAPYKSISFALSQAQPGAVIQLAPGNYNQESGETFPLLLKPGVTLRGDEASKGQAILITGGGFYTSRTFARQDVTILAEQDTTITGVTVTNPNSRGTAVWVESTNPLIKNNTFTNSVREGVFVTGTGNPKIESNLFVQNKGNGISIAKAAQGEIRNNVFQDTGFGLAIGGTSTPLVVENQIIENQDGLFISESAKPILRKNVIQNNKRDGVVATVNALPDLGTNQDPGGNLIRNNTRYDVNNATKTSKIVAVGNDINQKKIFGSVDFVAASVNVPPGGPVAFKDVAANFWAKAYIEALASQNIIAGFPDGSFKPNEPVTRAQFATIVTKALTPPAKRAGIKFKDVATNFWAYAAIQSAYQSQFVSGYPDGTFKPQQQIPRVQALVSLANGLGLTTNNQNILSFYTDAAQIPNYAIAPVAAATARQLVINYPTVRQLNPSREATRAEVAAFVYQALVSAGRAQAIPSSYLVTGQ, encoded by the coding sequence ATGAAATATCGGGGTTTTCACGTTTCTCTAGCGAAAAATTTTCGCCTTCTTTCTAACACTCATCTCAGATATACTTTACGCGTGGGAGCCGGACTCACGGCAATGCTTGTCGTTTCTGGTGGTTCAATACTACTACCAAGTCAGGTTAATGCTGGCGCGACTAACTCAAAAGGTATCGCCCCAACTCTCACAGCCCAAGTTCCGACAACCTCTGCCGCGATTTACGTTAATCCCGCAACTGGTGCAGATAGTGCTGGTGCTGGTGCAACTTCAACAGCACCTTACAAAAGTATCAGTTTCGCTCTCAGTCAAGCCCAACCAGGTGCAGTTATTCAATTAGCACCTGGTAACTATAACCAAGAAAGTGGCGAAACCTTCCCCTTGTTGCTTAAACCAGGAGTGACACTGCGAGGTGATGAAGCTAGTAAAGGTCAGGCAATATTAATTACAGGTGGAGGTTTTTACACTAGCCGCACCTTTGCCAGACAGGACGTTACCATTCTTGCCGAACAAGATACCACAATTACTGGTGTCACCGTCACCAACCCAAATAGCCGAGGTACGGCTGTGTGGGTGGAGTCAACTAATCCCCTTATCAAAAACAATACTTTTACTAACAGTGTTAGAGAGGGTGTTTTTGTGACGGGTACAGGCAATCCTAAAATTGAAAGTAACCTCTTTGTGCAAAACAAAGGCAATGGGATTTCAATTGCTAAAGCTGCCCAAGGAGAAATTCGGAATAACGTATTTCAGGATACTGGTTTTGGTCTGGCCATTGGTGGTACTTCCACACCCCTAGTTGTGGAAAACCAAATCATCGAAAACCAAGATGGTCTTTTTATCTCAGAGTCAGCAAAACCGATATTGCGTAAGAATGTCATTCAGAATAATAAGCGGGATGGTGTAGTAGCAACTGTCAATGCTCTACCCGACCTCGGCACCAACCAAGATCCTGGTGGTAATCTGATTCGCAATAACACTCGTTACGATGTGAACAATGCTACCAAAACCAGTAAAATTGTCGCTGTTGGCAATGATATTAATCAGAAAAAGATTTTCGGCTCAGTAGATTTTGTTGCTGCATCTGTTAACGTACCCCCTGGAGGGCCTGTCGCTTTTAAAGATGTGGCTGCAAATTTCTGGGCAAAAGCCTACATCGAAGCTTTAGCCTCTCAAAATATTATCGCTGGCTTTCCTGATGGCAGCTTTAAACCCAATGAACCTGTAACCCGCGCTCAATTCGCTACTATTGTCACTAAAGCTTTAACACCACCAGCCAAACGCGCAGGGATTAAGTTTAAGGATGTAGCAACCAATTTTTGGGCTTACGCTGCAATTCAATCTGCTTACCAGAGTCAATTTGTTTCTGGTTATCCCGATGGCACTTTTAAACCACAACAGCAAATTCCCAGAGTTCAGGCGTTAGTATCTTTAGCTAACGGTTTGGGCTTAACTACGAATAATCAGAATATCCTTTCTTTTTACACCGATGCGGCCCAGATTCCTAATTATGCGATCGCACCTGTTGCCGCCGCAACTGCACGGCAATTAGTAATCAACTATCCCACCGTGAGGCAACTCAATCCTAGCCGTGAAGCAACTAGAGCCGAAGTTGCTGCCTTTGTTTACCAAGCACTCGTCAGTGCTGGACGTGCCCAAGCAATTCCTTCATCTTATTTGGTAACAGGCCAGTAA